In the Arachis stenosperma cultivar V10309 chromosome 8, arast.V10309.gnm1.PFL2, whole genome shotgun sequence genome, AAAAggttttttattaaaaaatattttttttgtatttattaatgaaaataataacaattgctattataacatataataataatgacaGATATATAATTGCCGCAAAAAGATAACTTGAATTAAGAAATTAGTGGCTATTATGTTATTGCCACTAAaagtttgtcactaaaacatatttttcttgtagtgtgaGTAACATTTTATACAGAAATCCTGTACAAGTATTTGGTGGGTTAATACATTTTCAAATAATGTCTATCATTGACGATGCAGTATGCAGtggatttttttatatttatcaacAAATCCAATTTTACGTGTTGATGATAGAGTTGTACATTGAGTTTAAACAGCATATGGGACTGGATGCGATTGGCGAGGAGATGAATATAGATGAACTCGATAACGATCCAACCTCTAGTACGTTATGATCGTACTAAAATTAAGGTGTTACTGACCCTTTTTCctttattatctatttaatattgagtCTTTATAATGTTACATTCCCAGTTTTCGAAAAAAGTTAGTAAATTTTTGTTGTGATTACACTGTGTATAAGTCGGAGTCGCAGACATTCTACGCAAAATACAAGGGGTATGGTACAGAATGTAATTGGTTTATTCAAACTAGCTTGATTCAAACTAGCTTGATTGAGGCTAGTACTAGAAGAGGTATGCTCAATAATTTGAATGTCAAGGCAAGTAGTTGATGAGGGAGAATCTGAGATATTTAGAAGAGGTAGAGTCTGGAGAGGGTTAGAAGTCTTGTGTGAAATATTAAATGTAAAAACTAGAAGATCTTTATCTGTATCCTAGTTcactattatatttttattgtgaaATAGAGAATTGTAAGAAAATTCACTTTCATCAAATATCACATGTCTCGAATATTGAATTTTTTCATCTTTAATCATGCACTTATAACCCTTGTAGTTATTATCATAGTCAAGAAAtaagcaatttttttttatttgaatgcaaactttattttgttaaaagatcttaaataaagaaaacaagCACATCCAAAtattttaaagtatttataatttaataatttttcaaataaaattttaaaaaatgatttatTTTCTAATACAGAAGTTAATAATCTATTGATTTATTCTCATTCATTGAtacaaaaaatagaattaaacacaaaaataaaactGAAACTCATACATTGTAATTATAGTACCAGTCCTAGATAGTAGAATAATaccatatatataataaaattacctataatttaacaacaatcaaaaccaataaaaataatttacttaTATTCACTCACAAAATCAAACTCTCCTTATCAGAATGATAAGCTTTTAAAACAAGACATCGcaacataaataaataactatataaaAGTCATACATTAACTTGAAAATGATTCCTCAATTATGCACTGTTTAACATGGTACAAATTATAGCCTCAAAACAGAAAGACACACGATAATCGATCATAGGATGATAGCTTTAATTtctaatgttaaaataatacaGTTGTATAACGAAGTATACTTGAAGTATTTGAATTTATTAGAATTTGActaaagttaaaaaataatattatctatcttatcacaaaataatttacttgatacaaaaatataaagacaTAAATAATCTTGCATGAATATTATTCATCAACCTAGTTGAAATGTACAGAAAATATTGCACCATTTATTAAATCAACAATCTCCCTACTTCTTCAACGAACAAATTGTATAAGGATGCCTTCCACAGTTACAAGCTGCAACCAAAAAAGTATAAAAACGATAAATCTCATAACTCTAATCTTCACAATCATAACATTTTTATTCATAGTAGAATATCACTTTAATTGAGAAAGAATCGAAATAATTAAGAAGCGAAGGAACAAATACCCAAGCATAATAAGTTATTGGTTACCTTAAACATAAACAAATGAAAGGAATGTAACGAATCTTTGCTTGATAAGTCTACTGAATTAAGAGCATGGTTCCACACGTAGAAAACCATGAAGGCATGTGCCACAAcctaacaaatttaaaatattgataaaatgATCAACAAtttcactttaattttattcttaaacaacataaatatatatagtttaaaGAAAATTTGAATAAATGAATTAGAATAAAAGACTAAAAATGCCTTATAACTTTCTAtaaaaatttttctaatatcattatatgaatttttctaatattatcaTAATAAAAGACTATAATCTATATATGCATGCATCATATTACCGTAACAATTTTGCTCCATAGAACAGGAGATAATGCTCCCATTGTAATAGCAATTCCATAAGCCATTTGAATAAGTGATACACATAACCAAAATACctaaaaaaaaagatgtgaGTATATATCATCATCAAAACTTCATTTTTAATTAGATAATATAAgaaactaaagaaaaataaattaccgGCTTAACACCCAAGCGTATTGGCAAAGTTTTCAAACCTGCTGCTTTGTCTCCTTCAACATCCCCTAAATCCTATTTATCACCAAATAATATTAGATCTAGTTGTGATTAAACACATCCAATAAAAAAATGGtattaaaaattaatctttcttttaaaaaagtTGAAAATTTTACCTTTGTTAATGTTATTATTGTGTAGAACAAACCTATGACCACACAACCAAGAATCATAGATCTTGGAAAGGTAGCTGCCTTTTTTAGCACAAAGGTCTAAACATCATCGCACGaatttgaagagaaaaaaaaaacaaacaaaaaagcaTTAGACTTCATGAAAATTGCATGATAGGaaactaaataatataattttttaaaaatatctaaaaattaatgaaattataaagactaacaaaataatttaacgATTAAATATTATAGTTTAGTAAAGCAATACCTTCATGTGAAGAAAAGGTCCTATATGAAATGATGCCAACATAGCAATTGCATTAGATAGTGATGTGAGGATTATAGATCTCTTCCATCTTAATAAAGGGAACTGAAAAGTATAGAAATAAAGAGTTACAAACATGTCAATAATCTAGTTTCTATTAAATAAATATGTTAGacttgaaaatattaaaatcacAAGCCAATGCCCTTAAATTAACATACAAAATAATCATGGctttattatctttattttttatttttgttttaatcgATTTTAATCCATCTTGAATTTGACACTACTTCTAAATTAAGAAGAttacttattttaattataaacagaacacaaaatttaaaaataatttaaataaggAGGATGTTCCATAAACATGTATAAAATGTCTTTTTGTAAAGACACTTATGTGTCGTATTATTATTTGACGTATTAATGAACcggttatttttaaatttcttaacaaactagaataaaattgatttttataacaataacaataaacccaattgtTATCAGATTCGGTCGAACCGACTAATTTACAAAACCCACTGGATCATGGttttattttaaacaaaaatcagggatatatttgtctttttatcaaaaaatttaaacatgattCGGTTCAAATCGTGTAAATCGATCGGATCAAATAGggtctaataattataatgcgGATAATTGGGTTTATTATTGTTACTATAATAAACCGATTTTGTTCtggtttattaaaaaataaattattaaccagtttaataaaaatatccaataatATCATGACATATGTAAACGTCTTTAAAAGAAGACATTTTTAATGTCTTTATCAAAGTGGTCTCCTTTAAATAAAGATTTAACTAACTTATgtgttaaaatatattttaaaaatatcataataaaaaattttataatatacttaatttacGTCTTTAGAGCACAagttaacaaaattttttaaataaatattttttttaattttattttaaagcaACTCACATTAACTGAATATGCTCCCATTAGCGCAGCAGTAACAACAACACTCCAAATTAATGGTTGTGATCCTAACATCCATGCAACTCCAAAACCCTGCACAAAAAGCACAAAGAATAAGCTTTTCTAGGTAATGTTTTTCAATAAACTGTTAGATAattcaattaaataatatatataataaaaaatataaaattatttaacaattaataatataatctttatataaaaatatctttatgaaaattaaaaaaaataattctataTGCAATACCGCAAGTAAAAACGATGTCACAAGTATAACTCCGGAAGTGAAGGAATATTCTCCGGATGCCAAAGGAAGATCTGGCTTATTAATCTACAACAAAATTTATAGCAAAGGTAAAAAGaattaataacaaattaaaacaaaatatgcaaatgcaatgATACGTTAATTGGTAAATTTATCTTATGTCTTAGGCATATGTTAATTAAACCCTAAAGGTTAAATGATCTATTTTTATTAACAATACGTTAACCAAACAATTAATGAAGACCTAGTCTATTGAAGCAATGAAAATCCAAGTGTTGACTTTTAGTAAGAAGTGCATACCTTGTCTATTTCCACATCGGATAATTGATTCACTCCCATAACAAATTGAGACGTGAAGAAGAAAGTTACTATATACTGAAACATGGGAAAAAAATTGAGTAGATTATTAAACTATTTCAAAAAGAATTgaatatatattagttaatttttttattataaaattatttttcaacttttatttttaaaggattaaggattagaatttaggatttaacTTTTTGtgattatttaatatttaatatttaagatttaagatgtaaaatttaaaataaaaaaataatttcaaaaaattagatGAAAAAAACTTGACTTTCTTGTTAAACTCTTTCAAAATAGTAAAACTATAccttttaaaatagaaaaaaaaaattcttttctaGGCAGAACATGAAAAACAGAGGATAACCTTTTTAGGCAACTTGCGTTGATGAATAGAGATGTTGTCGTTACACAAAGTTAATTAAATATGaaactttgaaaactttgaACACTTCGAACAAGACCAAATGTCACATCAAAGAATAATTATACCTTAATAAATACATTTTCTAAATCAATTCATACAATAAGTAGGTAGGGACGGatccaaaaataatattatgggaGGTCAATAAGgcatataatattaaaaattatgtaaaaaaattatataatataagatgtattataaaaatatatcgacagaaaatatattttaaagtaaaaaaaatatgtatatactTTTTACTAACGAAGTGGTCAATTTTTCGTATCATAAAATTCACcgataataaaatttgtatcaaatttttcagtaattttttcaatataattaaaagacaattaacaagaaattcatcttttattttatttctaagttatttttcacaatattcatagttgaaaaagatttctTAATTGTAGCAGTTGAAACAGAGAAAATTAATatcaaatgaataaaaaaagacagccacaagaagaaaaagaattcactttatgaaatttgaaaatttttatttaattaaaaaatattaataattatatctttttcaaatttttttaatattattacttattttttagatattaaaaattattaatatttaaattagattagacttttatttatattagactaaatgttaaataatttttttaaaaaaaattaaattattcataataacttattacaattaaaaaaaattggggCCGAAACTGCCACTCGCCCCTTGTTCGTCCATGACAATaagtaaatataaataattagtttGAAATATCTAATAAACCTAAAATCAAGAAGTACAAACGTTCTTGAAATGTGTAATTACCATACAAATTcaattttatgttatttattgTGTAGAATAATATTCATCTCTTAAAATaagttttgaaatttttataaaactactatttttatattaaaatgtgTAAATTAGcacttttttattataataaaaagatGCATGTAATGTACcgttaatttttttctttttctactgatttataataatatctattatgaaattagttaaaatacaaccgtgattttagaatttatattAAACAAATTATCTAAATTTTTAGAGCTCACCTGCAAGActccttttaaaaataataatggaGATATTTCTGAAAAATTATCTACGGCAAGAAGTGATGAAGAAAGTCCTGCTGGTATCtgttcaaaataaataaaatgagcAAATGATAATGACTAATTTTTATTTAGGGCatgtttaattaaaaataaaaaataaagttaaaagcTAATTCAACACACCATTAAATAGGACGTAATAAAAAGGATGAAGatgataaatattatatattttttatttttttaatataatagaTAAATTCGATTCTCCGACCCTAAATTCGatatccaaatcaattaaaatttaagtatAATTAGATTTTACTCATTTTGACTCGATTAGCTAGCGAATATAGTATCTAATATAATATAATCGAGTCAGATTGGATTTAATCAGATAATCAAATTATTCGTATCTCATTAAGTATTAGTATATGGAATTAAGAATGGAACTAACCATGCCAAGAAATGCATAAAGTCTGCAAAACTGGAGAAACATAACGAGTCCCTTTTTAATAGACTCTAAAGCTTTTGGTGATTCATGAACTTGTGGTTCAGATTCATGTGATTGTGCAGAAGATGATGCATTTGTTAAGTATGTTTTCTCAATTTTATTGCTTCTAGATCCTCTTTCAATGGGATTGTAATGAAGCTTTGAAATGTTGTGCTGCAAAGATGTCTTGATGCTGTGATCTTTTGTGAGATTCCTATCACTCTGCCATAAAGCTCTTCTTCCATAAGAATCTGGAGACCCAAATCAAATTTCATATTAGCACTGGTATTAGGAATTAAGATACTAAAAGTGTATTTcgtttgtattttttattttcagtgtTTAGATTgtatattaaattttagttttttttttgtttttaaaattttatgaaaaaataaaaagtagaaataaaaactcataatttagaaacataataaataattctcTGTTTTTTATTCCAAAGccaaataaattttttcttaaatttaattttaaagaagtttttttatctttataaaaaaaagacaCATAGGTCTTTTTGCACTGAATTCAAACTATTGTTAGAGGAACCTAtgtgtttttaatttataaagGTTAAACAcctatttgtattttaatttggtaaaaaaattatttattttaataataaaagatcagaaatttatttattattttctttcaaaattttattattttaacttttttataaatttttaaaatgataaatattaaaaataaaaaaataaaaatgtaaatcAAATATATTCTAACTGTTTAtgtatattaaattaaattttatattaccACTTGAGCTGTAGCTTATTAATACTATTTTCCACATTCAGCTAAACTTTCCGCTTAGATCATGACTACTTTAGCTGTTTAATATTCCAATTTTATGTTATCTTCTGTTGAGAATTTTAGTATTTTAGCTATTAATATATTTGACTAAGTGTTTATTTGGGTtctattaaattaataaaaaaaaatttaataaaaaattatttttttatttttttggtatatttaacaaatttttaatagtaaaaataaaaatattaaaaaaataaaaacatcttttttaaaaagttataatttataatttaaaaaaaaatataattaaagataaaaaaattatataaaatatccaaaaataaaattatttttatttttataaaatattttttaaaaaaattattaaaaaaatcttttataaaaatgCATCGAAACAAACCCTAAGAATATTTGGAGTTTACATTAATAGAAAAAATCTTTAATGCCAAAAACTTAAATGTCACTTTCAATTACGGAGAACAAGAATTTgaatacaacaacaacaaaaaaaggACGAGGCATCatcttttaatttcaaaataataataataataataataataataataataataataataataataataataataataatttgtaaatATATAAATGAATTTGAGTGATAAAAATTTACTATAAGATATAATGGTGTCCAATATTTTCTCTTAAAATTatgttatatgtatataaaaaattaattatcaatataattatttatataaaatatatattaaaaaattatatattatatatatttatacataaatatataataattatttttaataattaattttattttttatttctgatatCATATACAAGACTACAAGTTGATGAAAAACCGGAATACTTATTTATTTGGAAAATTTTACATTtatcaatattattattattattattattattattattattattattgaataaaAAAACAAGGGTGAATTAATATACAGACACGCATGTTTGGATCTATATAAGGTGAATACTATGGTCTATGGTGTATATAATATTGtgtctaatttattaaaaaaagataaataaataatatttaataaattttaaatattttatttttattttatatattttattatttatttataaaaataaattaaacgaTTTAAGCACCGTAATAAAAACTATCATAAAACTCATCTCTATATAAATCCGTGATGATCTTGCGCGATCtcctttccttttctagagTCTAAATTTAAGTTTACTAAAATATTTGTTTCATCACTTTCATGTATAAATATACAATATTTTACTATTCCTAAAGTTGGAGTCCAAGACCAATTTTGTTAGAAACTAGTAAAAGTTTGGCCACTTGTCCTAGCAAagcatatattttattttttattattaaatctAATTCTTTTTAGCGGAAAGAGAAAGAGAGCATACTTGCATAGTAATTGTCGGCGAATTTTTTATTCTTCCAGCAGCTTGCTATAAGAAatgaaaaagacaaaaaatataagtagataataatattattgaataacgtgaataataaaattaaaaaaaataaattaatttttaatttaattagtaacatagtatattttagttaaattAGACTAATTTTAAGATTTGTTATTTATGTTATTTAAAAAAGTCATTAATTAtctaatacaaaaataaaaaattcaccCTTGTTAACAAGCAAATATCAAGAGAAAAATTTTACTAACAGCTATAATTTCAAGATTTCATtagtaagaaaaaaaaattatacagtCATGATTTGTGAATATATTTACCAGAAAGCTTTTCGTTTCTCCATTAATAATTTGAGATAACTTTAATTTGTAGTTGTATTTcgtatataattaattatcccTCTATATCTTATTTCACATAGGTTGATGTGCATATTTATATGGCTGACTAGGAAACTAAAGCGTTTAGAAAAATGCTTAATGCaacaattttatttaatattgttCAGTACTCAATAgcctaatattttttaatgttataatttaataatatatttttaattaatatttttaaatattattatctaaCTATTGGACTAGAAACAATGAATTGTGTTGAGGTGTAGCATTACTCAATAGTTAATTACCCTGCAGAACACTGAGAGAGATccattataaatttttataatcataaatcatgacaatataatattttttataagttacgtacatgtattttttttttagtaaaataagGGCATGTATATCTTTTACCGTGTTTAGTGCGTACTAGTGTAAGGTATTTGTAATTTGTCGGCCCACTTTCTATATTTTTAGATAATaacataatttattaaattaaaataataaaattacgtaagtgtaaatatatattttataacactaaattaaaaaaaaatgagtaatACCATACTCTTTCTTAAATCTTAAACCACCACCAAACAATCGTCAAAAATACATCGTTACAAACTTGAGTCAGTgttaatagaaaaaaagaatataaaaaattaggtcGTAAAATTTAAGAGAAGATTTGGGatattgagtatttttagttttttacaCAGAAAGAGAGGGatgaattttttataaaagGCCCTTTTTAAAACATCTTCGCATATGAACATCTAGACACTAAAATTGGAGATAGATATGtctatttaaaataatataatttagatTTATTATAAAACGCCACGTTTTAGCCGTTTGTACAAAGAATTTAAAATATCCTAAAAACGACGAAAacctaatcaaattttttttggaaaacaAATTCATCAGCCggccaaatttttaaaaatctatttagagtattacaaaaaaaaatataaaaaatatagatacacaataaaaatactaaataatataaataatagatTTATCGAATATTTAGGGttctttatttaaataaaataaactaatacCAAAATTATTGGATTCCcctaaatcaaattttgaaacgTAAATATCCTCTTTCTACTATTATATAAATCGTTCCAGGGGCATGAGAATTATATAATATGTTAACCATGCCACCCAGAAACGATTTATGCATAGATAGGCTAGGGGAATAGGGAGTAAATGGTTTCAGGGCACACAGGATTATAGATAACGTATAAATCGTTCCACCCTATAAGGATTCACGTGGTTTTGAACTAAAACACAAAGGCTTAATACGATTAACGTGTTAAAGCAAACCCTCTCAAGTCTGACACGATTTATGTATAATAGGGTgcttttatttataatattttattttaaattatatgtattaaaattttaactaaaaaaataaaaatatattttttataatttcaattattaattttattaataagattaaattaaattaaaaaaagaatactAACATATTATAATAGAAAGagtactaaattttaatatttaaatttaagtttttttctttaaatatcAAAAGGTggtaaaaaatataattttaaataatataaattcataTTGTTTTGAATAAcataaatttaagtttttatgaaattattaGTATTCGTTGttcatatgatttttttaatcatttttatagatgcatattttttatagaatttattttgtcatttttttgtttgattttgtataagttttaattatttttttataattttaattattaatttcattaaaaaaacaaattatataaaaaaatactgaCAAATTATAATAAGAAGGATACTAAATTTAATTAcataaatttaagtttttttcttaaaaagtCAAGAGgtgttaaaaaatataattttacataatataaatttatgtgATTTTAAGTAAcataaatttaagtttttataaaatttgtagTATTTCTTGttcatgtaatttttttaataatttttatcgattcatatttttttataatttatatattaaaaaatgacaaagaaaaattctataaaaaatatgcatcgataaaaattattaaaaaaaattacatgaataacgaatactaaaaattttataaaaacttaaatttatgCTACTCAAAACtacataaatttatattatgtaagattatattttttaacactctttgacaatttaaaaaaacttaaatttatatattaaaatttagtgttctttttattataatttgttagtattttttattttatttaatttttttaatagaattaataattaaaattataaataaataattaaaatttatacaaatccaaataaaaaaagacaaaaaagaattctataaaaaatatgcatcaataaaaataatttaaaaaaattatatgaagaacagatattaaaaatttcgtaaaaacttaaatttatgTTACTTAAAACAGCATAAATTTATATTAtgcaaaattaatattttttaaccccttttgtcattttttttaagaaaaaacttaaattgatgtattaaaatttagtactctttttattataatttgttagtattctttttttaatttaatttaatcttattaataaaattaataattgaaattataaaaaatatatttttattttttaagttaaaattttaatacatataatttaaaataaaatattataaataaaagtatCCTATTATTCATAAATCGTGCCAGGCTTGAGAGGGTTTGCTTTAACACG is a window encoding:
- the LOC130944605 gene encoding naringenin 8-dimethylallyltransferase 1, chloroplastic-like isoform X2; this translates as MAFGHLVSIPRSTSSIATTADSYGRRALWQSDRNLTKDHSIKTSLQHNISKLHYNPIERGSRSNKIEKTYLTNASSSAQSHESEPQVHESPKALESIKKGLVMFLQFCRLYAFLGMIPAGLSSSLLAVDNFSEISPLLFLKGVLQYIVTFFFTSQFVMGVNQLSDVEIDKINKPDLPLASGEYSFTSGVILVTSFLLAGFGVAWMLGSQPLIWSVVVTAALMGAYSVNFPLLRWKRSIILTSLSNAIAMLASFHIGPFLHMKTFVLKKAATFPRSMILGCVVIGLFYTIITLTKDLGDVEGDKAAGLKTLPIRLGVKPVFWLCVSLIQMAYGIAITMGALSPVLWSKIVTVVAHAFMVFYVWNHALNSVDLSSKDSLHSFHLFMFKLVTVEGILIQFVR
- the LOC130944605 gene encoding naringenin 8-dimethylallyltransferase 2, chloroplastic-like isoform X1 translates to MAFGHLVSIPRSTSSIATTAASCWKNKKFADNYYANSYGRRALWQSDRNLTKDHSIKTSLQHNISKLHYNPIERGSRSNKIEKTYLTNASSSAQSHESEPQVHESPKALESIKKGLVMFLQFCRLYAFLGMIPAGLSSSLLAVDNFSEISPLLFLKGVLQYIVTFFFTSQFVMGVNQLSDVEIDKINKPDLPLASGEYSFTSGVILVTSFLLAGFGVAWMLGSQPLIWSVVVTAALMGAYSVNFPLLRWKRSIILTSLSNAIAMLASFHIGPFLHMKTFVLKKAATFPRSMILGCVVIGLFYTIITLTKDLGDVEGDKAAGLKTLPIRLGVKPVFWLCVSLIQMAYGIAITMGALSPVLWSKIVTVVAHAFMVFYVWNHALNSVDLSSKDSLHSFHLFMFKLVTVEGILIQFVR